Genomic segment of Malania oleifera isolate guangnan ecotype guangnan chromosome 7, ASM2987363v1, whole genome shotgun sequence:
CCAGTGCTCCCTACACCTGAAGGCACAACATAGTGCTACCTGCACTCAAAGGTACAACCTAGTGTCCCCTGCAACCTAAAGGTACCCCTGCCTACCAGAGGAAGTACTCAACCTAGAAGGACACCCAGAAAGAAAGGAATGCATGGATAAGAAGACCTGAAGGAGTAGAAGACCTCATGTATACAATTGATTATCCTTCCTTAAATTATCATACATTATAGGTACCTGGTCGAAATAAGGGTGCCCCCATGCCATGCATGTACGTAGGTCTCCCTTGTGAGACTAGAAGACCCCATGACCTTTCTTAGAAAGGCCATTAACCCCCGCAACCCAAATTGAAATCCAACCTTGTGGCCCAAACAGTGAACCAGCCTGAAGGCCCAAATAGTGAAAAGAACCCCCAACCCTACAGCCTACCTAAAATCCAAACTAGTAGCCCAAATAATAAACCAACCCCGTGGCCCAAACAGTGAACCAACCTTGTAGTACAAACAGTGAACCAACCCCAAAAGACCACATTTTTAAAACCACCGAGGCCAATAAACCAAACCCACATACTGAGCCAATGTTTTAACTAATCCTACAACCCACctccttttttaaaaataaaccaaGCCCaagctttctttttttttactgAGACCTCTAAGTTTTCAAAACAAACAAAACCCAATTCTTTTAAATAAAACCCAACTCatcttttaaataaaaacaacCCATGACCCACCTTATTAAAACATACCAAGCCCAATCTTTAAAACAAAAACCTAGCCCATGTTTTGAAACAACCCGCGGCCCACCTTTTTAAAATGGACCAAACCCAGTCTTTAAAAGAAGAACCAGCCCATGGCTTTAAAACAGCTCGAgacccatttttttttaaaaaaaaaacaaaccaaaagccctcatttttttttttttaaaaaaacaaaagccCATAGTTTTTAAACAAAGCCCTGCCCCACACTGCGTAAAACAAACTAGTAGCCCAATAGCCCAAAGCCCATAACCCAAAACCTAGAGCCTGAATCAGGTGCAAACCCCAAGCCCAACGGAACCCTACATGGCCTACCAGCTTCATCTCCAGGTCACTCATGGTCCACTTATTGAGTTGACTTGCTTGAGTCAACCGTAATCACCATTCAAGTCGACTCATTCGAGTCAAACCCACACTCAACTCACTGGGTTCTAGGCAAGTTGACTCACCCTGAACCTTACCTCGCTCAGAACATAGATCGGACCTCAACTCAAACACAGATCCAAGCCTAATAACTCATAACAGAAATCACAAAGAGAAAACTCATCTTTCAGAGATCATGTCTGAAGGATTTCGGAAAACTTCTCCATTCCGCATGCTCCCAACTTGCAAAAGctaaaaagggaaataaatgagATGAGACTAATATAATAGATCAGGGAGGAAGGAGTGTAGAACCATAAATTCGAGGGTCCGAGAGGTCACATATCCCAATGAGAGAGGAAAGGGAACCATGGGGTCACCGGATAACACCACAGAAGGGTAGAAGCCACTAGGGATATTTGAAGGGTAGCAGATCTAAGGAAGAGGGccaaaggaagaaggaagaagaagaggaaaaagcCCAACGAAGGAGGAAGGGGAAGAGGCAGAAGACACGCGAAGAAGAaggaacagagagagagagagagagagagagtttggggaGAGGGGAGAGagtgaaaattgaaaaatgaagaaaaaaaattgatttttatatttGGGGATTATAGGCCACATGTCACCGCCGCGTGGTGACATGTGGCGCGTCTCGGGCCAAGCATTCAGTGGGCGACGTGGCCTAGCCAGGACTGTCTGATCTATGTTTTCTCTAGATGGTCTAGATCGTGTAATGCCAGCGATCCTAGCTCATTGGTCAGGGCCATTTGGGGGTGCCATGCAGCAAGGTGACGTCACGATGACATCACCCTttgacagaaaataaaaaaagagaagaataaatttttttttttccacgtGTCACCCTCGACTACCTTGAATCGGTTGACCCGATTTAGACCGGATAAACTGGTATGTtcctgattttttttattttgttttattttttttcatttatttaaaattgtaattaGTTTGTAgtataaaaaaattgaagaaaattttttaaaaaaaatcaggaaaaatagggaaaattTTGGAACAAATTTTTGAAGtcaagaaaattattttgagcTATTTTGGctaaaaaaatgaggaaatttttttgaaaaagcatagaaaattttagaaaaatatggaaaaattctagaaaactttcacaaagtttttgaaaaatttgggaatatttttaaaatatatttctgattattttcttaatttttaggtGGGTATgtccctatgatttaaaaaagGTCAATGGGATACTTTTAGAGCTCACCTGTATTGGCTCTGAGGTGGGTTTTTCTAACATAATCCTCTCttttggaggttttattagacattcGTAAGTCACACCCAAATTTTTTTAATCTTCTGTTAATTTTGTAAATTTATtagtttgtttattttaaaaggagttaattgaaagattattaaattaaatttggggataattcttaattaattagacACCATTCGTAGAACAGGTGTGTAAGGGGTGtgaataccttccccttgcataactgaactcccgatcgCAATCCTGGTATACTTAGACtaagactactggttccttggtTTAAGTTTATTCTAAAGACCAATTAAATGAGTgaaaattaggtgttctaaccggACCAAGGAAAGTatgttagtggcaactccaaaattcaaaattttaaaatcatattttattcccTCGCCTTTCTCGAGGCACAACCGCCCGCATTTCCGGGATGTCGCGACACCTATACTAGTTTTGAGGGAGGTTTATCCAATAAGATCCATTCCTTTGGAGGTATTCTTAGACATTCCAAAATCACACCttatttcacattttcttttaatattttaatatttatttactttttaaagaattaattaagaccattagattcaatttaaggATAATTCATAGTTACTTAGGTGTAGTTTATAGAAAGGTGTGTAAGCGGTGCTAGTACCTTTCTCTCGTATAACTAAACTCCTAATCTGAACTCTGGTAAATGCAGTTCGAGACTACTTCCTCGGCATAGAATTAGTCTaaagaccaatcaacaagtagtaattaggtgaactaactaCACTTAGGAAAATAACAGGTTAGAGGCGACTTCATTAAACTTTTAATATTATTACCCTTTGCCATTCCAGACCTTTCTCTCGGACGTTGCAACAAAAAGAACATTTTGATAATTCAACACGAATTTCTATTTGTGAAGTCATTTACATCATTAGTGGCAATATATTGTCTTATATTACTAGGAgatattaatttattaaaaatatttagttaaaaatattttcaaaattatatttttataaaatttacaattaatttaatattgctagcatcgggataattttcataggaatttGATACACATAAGTGAGCAataacttgatccaaaagtttaaactTATTGAATCTTGAGTTCAACTCCGTACATCATCCCCTCCATTTGTGAGACtaactcataaatttaatttttaataaaatacattatacaatctttaaagatttaaatcattcagtattttttttttctcactgcTTCTAAAGTTTAGAATGATGCCCTTCATTAGAACCAAATTCAAAAAACTTAGTTTTTAGTTGGAACAAAAATCATGGCCTTCAAATGTCTATTTGCTGAAGTAATCATGGTTTTCGGATTCTACATTTAATCCTCAATATTTAAatctaaaaaatttagaaattttgagGTTTTAATATTATATAAACCAACAAAGTAGCTAGTTATTTGTATGTAAACATTTAAAATTCTTCACTATAAGAATTTATAATGCAATTAAAGTTTACAAAATCTCAACAATGAATTAAGAGATATCCAGTCAAGCCAAAAGAAACTCGACCATTTTGTTTGGGAATCTTCGAAATCAacatctttttattttattttaatcattcACAAAGCCATATTAGATTTTTTCTCAATTAGTGAGCTTATGAAGCAACTATATATATAGGCAGatgcaatttaaaatttaaaatataagtcTAATTAACAGAGTAATTATTAAGTTAGGTTCTCTAATAtcatcatattttaaatttttaattatattttaaaattttaaataattttttattaataattatccATCTAACTTTTTCtaaatcattcaaaatataaatatttaattaatcatttaaaacatattgtgATTTGGTGCATAACTAAGTAGTTTTTCCAATGTACTCAGTTTGGTCTAAAGCCTAACCGAACTCCTTCCCTTCATTAGCTAATGCCCATCCATGAATGGAGGCCTGACCCTCTCCTTTCCCAATCACAATCAAGAGTTAATGAATAACTAGATTAATTTTGAAGTCATTACATTATCAAGGATAAGTGCGTCTAACTAGTTTGTTGGCATATTACTAACGGCGTACAATACATGTTACAAAAATGATGATTCTAAGTCTTTTCTCAAGTAATCATGGGTTTTGGTTCTTTTTCTATGCATAATATTAGTGTTTTACGTACTTAAATAATCTGACATGACATTGGTATTAGCTTAAATTTCACAACAGGTGATGGTACACACATGGTAGCATATCCTTTTCATGCTTCAAATGTAAACTCTAAGATGGTGTTTGCAAGCACGAATCTCGatccttggatttggatttgagtggatttggataaatttcaatacaattttatatataatctTATCCAAATTTGATACAACTCCAAATCAAACATTTTTCCAAATATGGAGATAACATGAAGATCTCAAGTATTTTCCTCTAAACAACTTAGGTAATGCCATTCACTCCTTCCCCTCATTAGCTAATCCTCATCCATGAATGGGGGCTAACCCTCTCCTTTCCCAATCACAATCAACATTAATGAATAACTTAGATTAAATTTGAAGTCATTACATTATCAAGGCTAAGTGGGTCTAGCTAGTTTGTCGGCATATTACTAACACATGTAATATATGTTATAAAAATGGATGCATCTAAATTTTCCCTTAAGTCAGCATGAGTTTTGGTTTTTTTTCTATGCATAGTATTagtgttttacatatttaaataatCAGTCACATAATGACATGACATTAGTGGAGGTCGTGTACCATTTTAAATGAAATCCTTCTGTTTATGAAGTGTGAAAATTCCAACATACAATGTATATGTGCTACATAGAGGAGATGAGGGTCTTCTCCtagtatttcatttttttcatttttttggttaATTGAATGTCAATAGTATTAGCCTAAATTACACAATGGGCGATAGTACACACACGGTTCCATATTCTTCCTTGCCCTTTTCATGATTCAAATGTAAACTCTAAGATAGTGTTTAAAAACATGAATTTCGatccttaaatttgaatttagatgaatttgaataaattttaatgtAATTTTATACATCACATTATTCAAATTTATTACAATTCTAAATCCAATATCTTTTCAAATATTGGGATAACATGAAGATCTCAAATCAGTATTTTCCTCTAAAGCAACTTATTCAAGCCATCCTGGGTAGCAACCGGACCAATGTGCTCTAATTTGCAGGTAGTATTCATAACATGATTAATTAAGGAATCTGTCGCCATCATGAAATGTGGCAGTGTCCCAACGAGTAGAGAATGAATAGTGGGAGTAAAATGCCCCAGCATTAATAGCATAGTTGATTCCTACTAACCCTCCATTAGTTCTCATAAATTTACTCTAATCCACGGACGAAGGTGACATCCTATACTGAAACCAACAGCGCCAATACTTGCAATTTTCCCAATCcccaatcacaatcaatccactacTAATTCCCATTCAAAATGTTTTCCGACACGGAGACCCACTTCACTAATCACCATCTTTCCTTCTTCTGCTTTAGTTTTATGGTTCTTTTTCATATTTCTCCTCTATAAATAGAGATACCCATCTCCTCTTTTCCCCAACAACAAACACACTACTAGTAAAATCTAAAATCCTTCCCCAGAGCAAAATGGCCAAGCTACTGGCTCTTTCCGTTGCCTTCGCCTTACTCTTCCTTGCGGCCACTGTCTGTGCCGGCGACCCCGAGCTCGTCTCCGACTTCGCCGTCCCCGAAGGCCTGGATAGAACCAGGGTTGATGGGGTGTTCTTCACCTACACCGGCCTCCGGGGTCGGGAGCCATCCTCCAGAGTTGGCCTCGGCCGCAAGCTGGTGTCGGTTAAGGAGTTCCCGGCCCTCAGTGGCACGGGGCTCTCCTTGGAACTCCTCGAGTTTGCTCCCGGGGCCCTCAACGTACCGCACACGCACCCCCGTGCTGGGGAAATCCTCTTCGTGCTGGATGGGGCTTTGACGGTGGGAACCGTGGATACCACCGGGAAGCTGTACAAGAATGACTTGCAGAAAGGAGATGTTTTTGTTTTCCCAAAGGGGTTGGTTCATTACCAAGCTAACTTCGACAAGAGCAACAAGGCCGTGGCGATGTCGGCGTTCGGGAGCTCGAACGCGGGCGAGGTGTCGCTGCCGAAGAGCTTGTTCGGGTCGAGCGTGCCGGACGAGGTGCTCACGAACGCGTTCAAGGTGTCAGCAGACACCGTGCAGCAGCTGAAGACTGGGCAGAACTGATGATGGAATGCGTGCGTGGTCGGTGCACGCATGCAAATGCAAGGGTTACGGGCGGTTGGTAGTTATTTATGGTAATTATTTAGGTCTTTGGGGTAAGAAAGTAAAAGGGGAAGAGTAACTTgttgggaaaaaataaaaaataaaaaataaaaaatggggaCTTCTCCGTTATTGGAATAAGAATAAATGGTGTGAATGGATAGTTTGCTTTTGTGAAgggttataaaaaataaataatatataaataaaatatataaaatattataatagaGATTCATGTGAAGTGCTGGATATTGGACTGTACAAATATTgcacaacttttttttttttttttggatatcgtCCGGGTGTCCCCGGCCGGCATCTACCAGATTACCTTGAGATGCATCACAGCCAAGACTAATCCCCACGCCCCACAGAACCCACCCCAAGACCTTGTAGGGAGGTAAATCAGGATTTACTCAAGGCAGTAGGAATCGATCCCGAGCAACTAACCTGGGTCACAGGCTCAGCCGGGTCGCCTTTGCCACCCGAGCCAGCGGCCGGGGGTAATATTGCACAACTTCTTCTTTATAAAAGAAAGGGTAATTGCATTAGAGAAAGGAAGACTCAAGCAAGAAACTTGGGCTCCCAGGGAGGTCcaaaccaaaaatagaaaaaaaaaactagtaaaAGACCAGGCTGACCAACCTACATACCAGCAAAATGGGCACAAAGCAAGCCCccattttttaaattcatttataaGAAGAATCTTTCGTTACCAAAATTTTCTTTAATACCCATATATTGTATATTGTAGGAGACTTTAATAGGGTCTTTTCACTGGCACGGGGATAGGGTTAGAATGCGGAAACATTGCGCAGCGGTAAAGCAAGAGGGTTATACGGAGTGTCGGAGGTTCAATTCCCAGCAAAGGCAAAGTCATGGTGCGCTTTGTCGCTTCTCCAGGACCCATCCACACCTAAGGGGGGTTCACTAGGAGGGTGACCACATCCCGAACATCCGGCCTGAGTGTGCATAAGTTGTGACCGTATCTGGATTTATCTAAGTGGCGAGATCAGGGGGAGGATGTTGCCTTGGGCATTTGGTGCCGCACTGAGCGGTCCAAAAGGCTCATAGGTGATTGGAGCTTCCAcatcatccaaaaaaaaaaaaggacacaaAGCATGCAAGCTTAAGCCTCAAGCCAAAACGACCTAGAAGCTAATTAGTCAATTTAATTtgattaaataatatataaaaattaaaagttatAGATTACAACTTTATaagtaaaatattattataaaagttataatttaaaatatctcaaaaaaaaaattataaacatgattttttggctttttttttttttttctattttaagaGCTAATTAGTCAACTTAATTTGATTAAATAATCTATAAAAAAGTACAAAATATGTATTTGTAACATTATAACCTAATAGTGTCTGTCATGGGATGCATGGGATATTGCAagtgaataaaaatatatttacaatagtATCTAAACATAATGTCTAATATGTGTGTCAAACTGCACATTTAATAAGTATGCATCTTGAATTGACTATCTAGTTTATTTTTTGAGCATTTCTAAATTTGTACAGTCTGTGTGAACTTAAGATTCAAAGTttatataatttcacatcaattTCTATCACATGATTACAATAGTCAAATATACCTCATAAGGAGAACATTTTGATCGCATTTCGAACTTTAcctaatcagcgagacctagggggaggacgctgatctgtaggtttggtgccgcaccagagGGTCCGAAagacttgttggtggctggaattcttatgtaataaaaaaaaaaacattttgatAATTCAACATCAATTTCTATTTGTGAAGTCATTTGCATCAATAGTGGCAATATATTGTCTCATATTCCTAGGAGatattaatttcttaaaaatgttaagttaaaaatattatattaatttcttaaaaatattaagttaaaaatatttttaaaatattatttttttaaaatttataatttaatattgtTAGCATCGGGAGAGTCTTTAAGGGGAACTTGATACACATAAATAAGCATCAACTTGACCGAAAATCTTAAGCTTATTGGATTTTGGGTTCAATCATGTACATTATCCACTCTATTTTTCTAGTGTAAGACTACTTATAAGTGTAatcattaataaaatatattatcttTAAAGATTTAAACCATACAAtataatactttttttttcttcctgCTTCTATAGTTTAGAATGATTACTTGACCTTCATgagattcaaattcaaaaatcttaatttttaGTTGGAAGAAAAATTATGGGCTTCAAATGTTTGATTGCTAAACTAATCATGTTGTTTGGATAATCATCGAAACTTTGACTAAATTATATTAGAATCTCAATTCTCATAATTTAAATCtaataaattttgaaactttcaAGGTTTTAATATTATATAAACCAACGAAATAGCTAGTGTTTGTGCGTTAACCTTTTAAATCCTTCACTATAAGAATTTATAACGCAGTTAAAGCTTACAAAAATCTCAACAATGAATTAAAGAGCTATGCCCGTCAAGCCaagagaaaaatgattttttttttttggtagacaCTTGGTCATTTTGTTTGAGAAACTTTGAAATCAAcatcctttaattttttttttttaattatttacaaAGTCATATTGGGTTTTGGCCCAATTAGTGGGCTTATGAAGCAACTATATATATAGGCTGagcaatttaaaattaaaaatataagtctaaTTAACAGATTAATTATTAAGCTAGGCCATGTAATAtcatcatattttaaattttaattatattttaaaattttaaatgaaattttaattaataattatccATCTAACTTTTTTTAAATCATTCAAAATACGAAGATTtagttaatcatttaaaatatgTTGTAATTTGGTTGCCTAACTAAGTGGTTTTTTCCAATCTATAGTCTAAATTCGGTACTCAGTTTGGTCTAAAGCCTAATGGAACTCCTTCCCCTGATTAGCTAATGCCCATCCATGAATGGGGGCCTGACTCTTTCCTTTCCCGATCACAATCAACAGTTAACTACCATTTACAATGCTTTCCGATGTGGAAACCCACTGCAGAAATCACAATCTTTCCTTCttcggtttttggttttggtttcctTTCATCTTTTTGCTCTGTAAATAGATATCCATCTGCCCTTTCCCCGCAACAACAAACGCACCGCTAGTAAAAGCTAAAACCGCCACAATAACCCTCCATTGCTAGAACAAAATGGCCAAGCCACTGGTTCTGTTGGATAAAATATGTGTAGATTAATTTCTTTACACTACATGCAATAAAACCATAAAGATAACATATGATAATTTTTGTTCATGGTCATAAATTGTTAAAATTGAATAAGGGgatttttctattttcattattcaATAATATAAGGGTCTATTTATACATGAGTCAAGGATcccaaattattcctaaatatctattttataataaatacacaataaatgaaaaatagaaagtgtatatgtatctctaatactccccctcaagttggagcatggagatctgTAATGCCCAACTTACGTGATAAGTTTAggaaatgttcacgacccaaaCCTTTGGTGAAAATATCATCAAACTGACTGtaggtaggaatatgcttagtgaaaaAGAGATCAGTCCGTAACTTTTCACAAACAATATGACAatcaatttctatatgttttgtacgttcgTGGAAAACAGGATTCTAGGCAATGTGAAGAGCTGCTTAGTTGttacaatataagagcatagacTAGGAATGCGGTACactaagatcatttaaaagagttttgagtaATGTAAGTTCACAAGTACCCGAAGCAAGCGCTCGGTACTCAGCTTCGGCGGAGGAGCGAGACACTATAGattgtttcttagtgcgccagGAAATTGGATTAGTGCTCAGCTGAAGGAAAAAAACAGTGGTGGAGCGacgagtgaggggacaactagcccaatccgaatcagaataggcagagacttgaagagtgttggcagtaggaaaaaataagttctgtcctggagatgccttaatgtatcgaagaacatgtacaacagcatcataatgtggttgtctgggctggtgcataaattgactgagaatgttgactGGAAAACAATGTTGAGACgggtgatggtgagatatatcaaacgtccaacAAGTCACCGGAATGAGCTTGAatcggagagaagatcaccatcggtattattgagcttgagattttgttccatgagAAAGTTGGCAGTGTAATACGCCAAACCTTAAAGGATCTAGGATGTttactgttgaccctatgggtcattcccagttttgataatgacaaatactctttgtatttgatggctttcaagtttgtgtgcaagttcttTTTGGCAAGTcatatttgatggcacgtgaaagcttgaaacctgaagaccctgaaaattagttgatgttgtaatttatattatcattcaattcaggtttgtaatagtaaataggaaaaaaggtctgtaatatttaatgcatatcatgcatgtaggaactacgaactcaaagaccttagaatgactctaggtctCTATACAAaatcaagaccttagaaagaccttaggggttgactgacgccgaattttttcggtgtcctcaaaaagacctaaaatgaccctaggatccacAAGCATGCTTAAATATATTTGCTTATATGAATAAGGTgaatgtataagggagttggaaccaaaatgcattaaaaaatgcatgcttggttgaccaaactttcacagtgtaaatcattcggtcaaccgaatcggTCAagtagtcaacattttgaccatagctcagTCGACCGTTCTGTACCAAGTTCATaagacttggttgaccgaactcccaccgAGTCAACCTTTGACTCTTCGGTCGGCtgaccaaatttaaatgggcaatgccctggtcgaccgaacccctacGTGGGAAAATCCAATGCCCTCGTccaccgaacttcatagttcaaaatcacctggtcgaccgaaccgcacggaaatgaaaaatcgcccttgggacactaagtccgatcgaccgaactttcagttcaatttttacccagttgaccgaacctcgtcacttggtcaaccgaacctcgtgTCCGGTCGACCAGTGCTTTCGGGTTTCCAAattatttttaccacggttaaattttttaaacgggattaattgtgttaaaatggtttaaaacaatcctaataataccctatatgtccccaatggctataatttgtcccatttctatatatatcatttcatttgcaaaattaaggcgTGATTAGGGCTTTAGATTAGCAAAcaattctctgaaaattttattgccCAAAATCTTCCCTACTTCTATATTTTTCATACTTAAAGCCATATGAGaccattgatcattctattgtAAAACCCTTTTGAGaaagagtattttgagttgttccatataattcctacgtgcttatactctcatataagtgtattgatttttgattttagtgagagtaagcctagaggtgttcctagtgatttaattcataaattcatttgtggaaCCTTCTTAAACTTGCGAGTCTTTGTactctcattgcaagactcaaaagcttgtcttgtgttgtgaagaaaaatatttttgacaaaacttgttttttaaaaatatctcttgtgcttgagctttttaaaatcttgtttaaaatatttgattttcatattgaaggtTAAGCAAAGATTTCTCCaacgatttaatttgataaatcttgtgtgggaaaaatcctatagtgttagctttggtgtattcccaagaaagaggggtgaattggaatttaaaactttttcttaagtttgac
This window contains:
- the LOC131160920 gene encoding germin-like protein 9-3; translated protein: MAKLLALSVAFALLFLAATVCAGDPELVSDFAVPEGLDRTRVDGVFFTYTGLRGREPSSRVGLGRKLVSVKEFPALSGTGLSLELLEFAPGALNVPHTHPRAGEILFVLDGALTVGTVDTTGKLYKNDLQKGDVFVFPKGLVHYQANFDKSNKAVAMSAFGSSNAGEVSLPKSLFGSSVPDEVLTNAFKVSADTVQQLKTGQN